The proteins below come from a single Candidatus Planktophila dulcis genomic window:
- the rpmC gene encoding 50S ribosomal protein L29, whose product MAITNEELRQLTAEELTAKLREGKEELFNLRFQAATGQLESHGRLGAVRKEIARIYTIIRERELGIGGAA is encoded by the coding sequence ATGGCGATTACTAATGAAGAACTTCGTCAGCTCACTGCTGAAGAGTTAACTGCAAAGCTTCGTGAAGGTAAAGAAGAACTCTTTAACCTTCGCTTCCAGGCTGCAACAGGTCAGCTCGAATCACATGGTCGTCTCGGTGCAGTTCGCAAAGAGATTGCTCGTATCTACACAATCATTCGTGAACGCGAATTAGGAATTGGAGGCGCCGCATAA
- a CDS encoding adenylate kinase has product MRLVLVGPPGAGKGTQAQFLAAHYSIPHISTGDIFRANLKASTPLGLQAKGYMDAGQLVPDEVTNEMVKDRLTHDDAINGFLLDGFPRNTVQAEVLRAFLIEKQTPLEAVLELAIENAIIIKRLSSRRTCKDCGAPASPEASKCVSCSGELYQREDDKEEVIAKRLAVYEEQTAPIVDFYRTEGLLITISADGDVADITERAITALSRVHG; this is encoded by the coding sequence ATGCGTTTAGTCCTGGTAGGTCCACCAGGTGCTGGTAAGGGAACACAAGCTCAGTTTCTCGCCGCGCACTACTCGATTCCCCATATTTCAACAGGGGATATCTTCCGAGCAAATCTCAAAGCAAGCACACCACTAGGTCTGCAAGCTAAGGGATATATGGATGCAGGTCAGTTAGTTCCTGATGAAGTTACCAATGAGATGGTCAAAGATCGCCTGACTCATGATGATGCAATCAACGGTTTTCTCCTTGATGGATTCCCACGAAATACTGTTCAAGCTGAAGTACTGCGCGCATTTTTGATTGAAAAGCAGACACCACTGGAAGCGGTTCTTGAGCTTGCGATTGAGAATGCGATCATCATCAAACGTCTTTCATCACGACGCACCTGTAAGGATTGTGGCGCTCCGGCTTCCCCTGAAGCATCGAAGTGTGTTTCTTGTAGCGGTGAGCTCTACCAGCGTGAAGATGACAAGGAAGAAGTGATTGCTAAGCGCCTTGCAGTCTATGAAGAGCAGACTGCACCTATTGTTGATTTCTATCGCACAGAAGGCCTGCTCATCACAATCTCAGCCGATGGCGATGTTGCAGATATTACAGAGCGCGCGATTACTGCGTTAAGCCGCGTACACGGCTAA
- the rplX gene encoding 50S ribosomal protein L24, producing the protein MAKIKKDDEVLVIAGKNKGVTGKVLHVDGSRVTVEGVNRIQRHTKESTTERGVKVGGIITQEASIHISNVMIVDGDGKATRLGVRTTEDGSNVRISRRTGKDI; encoded by the coding sequence ATGGCGAAGATTAAGAAAGATGACGAAGTTTTGGTTATCGCTGGCAAGAACAAGGGCGTAACCGGCAAGGTCCTTCATGTAGATGGATCCCGTGTAACTGTTGAAGGTGTTAATCGCATTCAGCGCCACACAAAGGAATCAACAACCGAACGTGGCGTCAAGGTTGGCGGAATCATCACACAGGAAGCATCAATCCATATTTCAAACGTCATGATTGTTGATGGAGATGGCAAGGCAACACGTCTTGGCGTTCGCACAACGGAAGACGGATCCAATGTTCGTATCTCACGTCGCACAGGAAAGGACATCTAA
- the secY gene encoding preprotein translocase subunit SecY, which yields MLSAFGMAFKTPELRKKIFFTLSIMALFRFGSVVPTPGVSYTNVKQCIDQAQTGGLFGLINLFSGGALLQLSVFALGIMPYITASIIVQLLTVVIPRFEALKKEGQSGTATLTQYTRYLTIGLAILQSTGLVAVARTPGRLISGCSLPIIPDASWQRVLTMIVVMTAGTSVIMWLGELITDRGVGNGMSILIFTSIAAGFPSQLWSIKLQKGLFAFLFVCAVGVLVVAAVVFVEQAQRRIPVQYAKRMVGRQAYGGTSTYIPIKVNQAGVIPVIFASSLLYIPSLLVNFTNSQASWAVWISRNLVSGDHPIYMVAYATLIIFFTYFYVAITFNPDEVADNMKKYGGFIPGIRAGRPTSEYLQYVLSRITAPGSVYLALVAIIPILALIVFGASQNFPFGGTAILIVVGVGLDTAKQIESQLQQRSYEGFLK from the coding sequence ATGCTTTCAGCATTTGGAATGGCCTTTAAGACGCCAGAACTTCGTAAGAAAATCTTCTTCACTCTCTCAATCATGGCTCTGTTCCGTTTTGGCTCTGTTGTCCCAACACCAGGTGTTTCATATACAAATGTGAAGCAATGTATTGATCAGGCTCAGACCGGTGGTCTCTTCGGACTTATCAACCTATTCTCTGGTGGAGCACTTCTTCAGCTCTCAGTATTTGCACTCGGCATCATGCCTTACATCACTGCATCCATCATCGTTCAGCTGCTCACTGTGGTTATTCCACGTTTTGAAGCGCTGAAGAAAGAGGGACAGTCAGGAACAGCAACTCTTACTCAGTACACACGTTACTTAACAATTGGTCTTGCAATCTTGCAGTCAACTGGTTTGGTTGCGGTTGCTCGCACACCAGGTCGTTTGATTTCAGGTTGTTCACTTCCGATCATTCCTGATGCTTCATGGCAGCGCGTTCTCACAATGATTGTTGTAATGACTGCCGGAACATCTGTGATCATGTGGCTCGGTGAGCTCATCACAGATCGCGGCGTCGGTAACGGTATGTCTATCTTGATCTTCACATCTATCGCTGCAGGATTCCCATCCCAGCTCTGGTCAATCAAGCTTCAAAAGGGCTTGTTTGCATTCCTCTTTGTCTGCGCAGTCGGAGTCCTCGTTGTTGCAGCAGTTGTCTTTGTTGAGCAAGCTCAGCGTCGTATTCCTGTGCAGTATGCAAAGCGCATGGTGGGACGTCAGGCATATGGCGGAACATCAACTTATATTCCAATCAAGGTAAACCAGGCTGGCGTTATTCCGGTTATCTTCGCATCATCTCTTCTTTATATCCCATCTCTTCTTGTGAACTTCACCAATAGCCAAGCTAGCTGGGCTGTCTGGATTTCACGTAACTTGGTCAGCGGTGATCACCCAATTTATATGGTGGCCTATGCAACCTTGATTATCTTCTTTACCTACTTCTATGTTGCAATCACATTTAACCCTGATGAGGTTGCAGATAATATGAAGAAGTACGGTGGATTTATTCCAGGTATCCGTGCAGGACGCCCAACATCTGAGTACTTGCAATATGTACTCTCACGCATCACAGCTCCAGGATCTGTCTATTTGGCACTCGTTGCAATTATTCCGATCCTTGCTCTCATCGTCTTCGGTGCATCACAGAACTTCCCATTCGGTGGAACTGCGATTCTTATCGTTGTCGGTGTCGGTCTTGATACTGCAAAGCAGATCGAGAGCCAGTTGCAGCAGCGTTCATATGAAGGTTTCTTGAAGTAA
- the rpsQ gene encoding 30S ribosomal protein S17 — protein MTNPVEDRGSRKTREGIVVSDKMDKTITVEVSNRVSHGMYSKVMSRTHKLKAHDETNSAGAGDRVLIMETRPISASKRWRLVQIIEKAK, from the coding sequence ATGACAAATCCAGTTGAAGATCGCGGATCCCGTAAGACTCGTGAAGGCATTGTTGTCTCAGACAAGATGGATAAGACCATCACCGTTGAGGTTTCAAATCGTGTTTCACACGGTATGTACTCAAAGGTCATGAGCCGCACACACAAGCTCAAAGCACATGATGAGACAAACTCAGCAGGCGCAGGCGATCGCGTATTGATCATGGAAACACGACCAATCTCAGCATCAAAGCGCTGGCGTTTAGTTCAAATCATCGAGAAAGCTAAGTAA
- the rpsH gene encoding 30S ribosomal protein S8, with the protein MTMTDPIADMLSRLRNANSAYHDTVSMPSSSVKVRIAEILKQEGFIADHRVEATTTGVGKNLVLDLKFGTNRERSIAGLRRVSKPGLRVYAKSTALPKVLGGLGVAIISTSSGLLTDKQANKKGVGGEVLAYVW; encoded by the coding sequence ATGACAATGACAGATCCAATCGCGGACATGCTTTCACGTCTGCGCAACGCGAACTCTGCCTACCATGACACGGTTTCAATGCCGTCATCATCGGTCAAGGTACGAATTGCAGAGATCCTCAAGCAAGAGGGTTTCATTGCAGATCACCGCGTTGAAGCAACTACAACAGGAGTAGGTAAGAACCTTGTTCTTGACCTTAAATTCGGCACCAATCGCGAGCGTTCAATCGCTGGCCTTCGCCGCGTGAGCAAGCCAGGACTTCGCGTTTACGCAAAGTCAACTGCGCTTCCTAAGGTTCTCGGCGGACTTGGTGTTGCAATCATTTCAACATCGTCAGGTCTCTTGACTGATAAGCAGGCAAATAAGAAGGGTGTAGGCGGAGAAGTTCTCGCTTACGTATGGTAA
- the rpsC gene encoding 30S ribosomal protein S3, translated as MGQKVNPHGFRLGITTEFKSRWYADKLYKDYVKEDVEIRRLMQKGMERAGVSRIEIERTRDRVRIDLHTARPGIVIGRRGQEADVLRQKLEKLTGKQVQLNILEVKNPEIDAQLVAQGIAEQLAARVSFRRAMKKSMQSAMKAGAQGIRVQCGGRLGGAEMSRSEFYREGRVPLHTLRADIDYGFYEAATTFGRLGVKVWIYKGEVIGSRAERAEKALAEARAPKPERRGPRTPRAPRAEVTTTQAAPVAADTTPAAPAEGGAE; from the coding sequence ATGGGTCAAAAAGTAAACCCACACGGCTTCCGTCTCGGCATCACAACTGAATTTAAGTCACGTTGGTATGCAGATAAGTTGTACAAGGATTACGTCAAGGAAGATGTCGAAATCCGCCGACTTATGCAGAAGGGTATGGAGCGCGCAGGCGTTTCACGCATCGAAATCGAGCGCACACGTGATCGTGTACGTATCGACCTTCACACTGCTCGCCCTGGAATCGTTATCGGTCGTCGCGGACAAGAAGCTGACGTTCTTCGTCAGAAGCTTGAAAAGCTCACCGGCAAGCAGGTTCAGCTCAACATTCTCGAAGTGAAGAATCCAGAAATTGATGCACAGCTTGTTGCACAAGGAATTGCCGAGCAGCTTGCTGCACGTGTCTCATTCCGTCGCGCAATGAAGAAGTCAATGCAGTCAGCGATGAAGGCAGGAGCTCAAGGCATTCGTGTTCAGTGCGGTGGTCGTCTCGGTGGTGCAGAAATGTCACGTTCTGAGTTCTATCGTGAAGGACGCGTTCCACTACACACACTTCGCGCTGATATTGATTACGGTTTCTATGAAGCTGCAACAACATTCGGTCGCTTGGGTGTAAAGGTCTGGATCTACAAGGGTGAAGTTATTGGTTCACGTGCAGAGCGTGCTGAAAAGGCACTTGCTGAAGCGCGCGCTCCAAAGCCAGAACGCCGCGGACCACGTACACCACGTGCTCCACGCGCTGAGGTAACTACAACTCAAGCAGCTCCCGTTGCAGCAGATACAACTCCTGCAGCACCAGCAGAAGGAGGAGCTGAATAA
- the rplO gene encoding 50S ribosomal protein L15: MTLKLHHLRPAPGAKKAKTRKGRGEASKGKTAGRGGKGTHARNTVRPGFEGGQLPLVMRLPKLRGFKNPARIEYQAVNVSTINALFPKGGDVTVADLIAKGAVRDSLPVKVLGNGDIAVKVSVTAHAFSASAIEKIAAAGGSTAKL, encoded by the coding sequence ATGACACTTAAACTTCATCATCTTCGTCCAGCTCCAGGTGCTAAGAAAGCTAAGACTCGTAAGGGTCGCGGTGAAGCATCAAAGGGTAAGACTGCAGGTCGCGGTGGAAAAGGTACTCACGCTCGTAACACGGTTCGCCCTGGTTTCGAAGGTGGTCAGCTTCCTCTCGTTATGCGTCTTCCAAAGCTTCGTGGTTTTAAGAACCCAGCTCGCATTGAATACCAGGCAGTGAATGTCTCAACAATCAACGCACTCTTTCCTAAGGGTGGGGATGTCACTGTTGCAGATCTCATTGCAAAGGGTGCAGTTCGCGATTCCTTGCCCGTAAAGGTCCTTGGAAATGGCGATATTGCAGTCAAGGTATCTGTTACAGCACATGCATTCTCAGCATCAGCGATCGAAAAGATTGCTGCAGCTGGCGGATCAACAGCAAAACTGTAA
- the rpmD gene encoding 50S ribosomal protein L30: MPRLKITQVKSTVGNKPEIRNTVRSLGLKRINDVVVKEDRPEIRGMAVAARHLIKVEEVE, encoded by the coding sequence ATGCCACGTTTGAAAATCACTCAGGTTAAGTCAACCGTTGGCAACAAGCCAGAGATTCGTAACACTGTTCGTTCACTCGGACTTAAGCGAATCAACGATGTTGTCGTTAAGGAAGATCGTCCAGAAATTCGTGGCATGGCAGTTGCTGCTCGCCACTTGATCAAGGTAGAGGAGGTCGAATAA
- a CDS encoding tripartite tricarboxylate transporter TctB family protein encodes MPQGGKSELTFVGSLFLLGLIVFWDTATKELPAFNLTVSPKVFPFAIAILLMGLSALLMINIVRGDRAVPEGLEAGDAIEKSDYKTFGLVLGSLFAYLLLIERAGFIIAASITFFGITVAFGNKKHLHAAVFGTLFISIVYYSFTHFLHVQLPAGILKGL; translated from the coding sequence TTGCCTCAAGGCGGAAAGAGTGAGCTCACATTTGTGGGCTCACTCTTTCTCCTTGGACTTATTGTTTTCTGGGATACGGCAACAAAAGAGCTTCCAGCCTTTAACTTAACTGTCAGCCCTAAGGTGTTTCCCTTCGCTATCGCCATTCTCTTAATGGGGTTAAGCGCACTTCTCATGATTAATATTGTGCGCGGTGACCGCGCAGTGCCTGAAGGTCTTGAAGCAGGCGATGCCATTGAAAAATCTGATTACAAGACCTTTGGGCTAGTACTTGGATCCCTGTTTGCATATCTACTTCTTATTGAGCGAGCTGGATTTATCATCGCCGCCTCCATCACATTCTTTGGTATTACTGTGGCATTTGGAAATAAGAAGCACCTACATGCTGCAGTATTTGGCACCCTCTTTATCTCCATTGTTTATTACTCCTTTACACACTTTCTCCACGTCCAGCTTCCAGCCGGCATCTTGAAGGGCCTTTGA
- the map gene encoding type I methionyl aminopeptidase, with amino-acid sequence MAIQIKDLEQLKVMRRAGLVVAEIHQLIREAIKPGMTTSALDAISAAHIKRSGATPNFLNYHGFPATICVSINDEIVHGIPGPRIINEGDVVSIDCGAIIDGWHGDAAFSIGIGKVDPADQKLMDVCQESMWVGIAAGKNGGKLSDIGYAIEQYVNSQGKYGILQEYGGHGIGTEMHQEPHVLNFGKAGNGPEIIPGMALAIEPMITRGTHKTKVLADDWTVVSTDQSRGAHFEHSYVICPDGKPFVLTSIDGGKGELARFGIETSDTLS; translated from the coding sequence ATGGCAATCCAGATTAAGGACCTTGAACAACTCAAGGTTATGCGCCGTGCTGGATTAGTAGTTGCCGAAATTCATCAACTTATCCGTGAAGCGATTAAGCCTGGAATGACCACAAGTGCTCTGGATGCAATCTCTGCAGCCCACATCAAGCGAAGCGGTGCCACACCGAACTTCCTGAATTATCATGGTTTTCCAGCAACTATCTGCGTCTCTATCAATGATGAAATTGTTCACGGAATTCCCGGACCTCGCATCATTAATGAAGGCGATGTTGTCTCCATCGATTGCGGTGCCATCATTGATGGCTGGCATGGAGATGCAGCATTCTCTATCGGTATTGGAAAGGTAGATCCTGCAGATCAGAAGTTGATGGATGTGTGTCAGGAATCTATGTGGGTGGGAATTGCTGCCGGTAAGAATGGTGGAAAGCTTTCAGATATCGGTTATGCCATTGAGCAGTACGTGAATTCGCAAGGTAAATATGGAATCTTGCAAGAATATGGTGGCCACGGAATTGGCACAGAGATGCATCAAGAGCCACATGTTCTCAACTTTGGAAAAGCAGGAAATGGTCCTGAAATCATTCCTGGAATGGCACTTGCTATCGAGCCGATGATCACTCGTGGAACACATAAGACCAAGGTGCTCGCAGATGATTGGACAGTGGTCTCAACAGATCAATCTCGTGGTGCCCACTTTGAGCATTCATATGTGATCTGCCCAGATGGAAAGCCTTTTGTTTTGACCTCCATTGATGGTGGCAAGGGCGAGCTTGCACGCTTTGGAATTGAGACCTCAGACACACTTTCGTAG
- the rpsE gene encoding 30S ribosomal protein S5, which translates to MAVNPTNDAAPTTGAPSNQGNAGKGRGERRERRDDREKEKSPYTERVVFINRVSKVVKGGRRFSFTALVVVGDENGTVGIGYGKSKEVPQAIAKAVEEAKKSFFTVPRVQGTIPHPVQGETAAGVVLLRPASPGTGVIAGGPVRAVLECAGVKDVLTKSLGSSNAINMVHATVAALKMLESPAQIAARRGRPLEDVAPAAIIRASQMTVGA; encoded by the coding sequence ATGGCTGTTAATCCAACTAACGATGCAGCACCTACAACTGGTGCACCTTCTAACCAAGGTAATGCAGGCAAAGGTCGTGGCGAACGCCGCGAACGTCGTGATGATCGCGAGAAGGAGAAGTCTCCTTACACCGAGCGCGTGGTTTTCATTAACCGCGTGTCAAAGGTTGTAAAGGGTGGACGTCGCTTCTCATTCACAGCACTTGTTGTTGTGGGCGATGAAAATGGCACTGTCGGTATTGGCTATGGAAAGTCTAAGGAAGTTCCACAAGCTATTGCTAAGGCAGTTGAAGAAGCTAAGAAGTCATTCTTCACAGTCCCTCGCGTTCAAGGAACAATCCCTCACCCAGTTCAGGGCGAGACAGCGGCTGGCGTAGTTCTACTTCGCCCAGCAAGTCCAGGTACCGGAGTTATCGCTGGTGGTCCTGTTCGCGCCGTACTCGAGTGCGCTGGAGTTAAGGATGTTCTTACTAAGTCTCTCGGTTCTTCAAATGCAATCAACATGGTTCACGCAACCGTTGCTGCGCTGAAGATGCTCGAGTCACCTGCACAGATTGCAGCTCGTCGCGGTCGTCCGCTCGAAGATGTAGCACCTGCAGCAATTATCCGCGCTTCACAGATGACAGTTGGTGCATAA
- the rplR gene encoding 50S ribosomal protein L18 translates to MAIGVKVRKGSAQNARARRAFRLRKKISGTPSRPRLVVSRSSRHLFVQVIDDTTSQTIAYASTMEADLRKASGDKTDKSKQVGALIAERAKKAGISTVVFDRAGNKYHGRIAAVADSARENGLEF, encoded by the coding sequence ATGGCAATCGGAGTTAAGGTCCGCAAGGGCTCAGCGCAGAACGCGCGTGCTCGTCGTGCTTTCCGTCTTCGTAAGAAGATCTCAGGCACACCATCACGTCCACGCCTCGTCGTTTCACGTTCATCACGTCACCTGTTCGTTCAGGTCATTGATGACACCACAAGCCAGACAATTGCTTACGCATCAACAATGGAAGCAGACCTACGCAAGGCATCTGGCGATAAGACAGATAAGTCAAAGCAGGTCGGAGCACTCATTGCAGAACGCGCTAAGAAAGCTGGAATTTCTACAGTTGTCTTCGACCGCGCAGGTAATAAGTACCACGGTCGCATTGCAGCAGTTGCAGATTCTGCACGAGAGAACGGATTGGAGTTCTAA
- the rplN gene encoding 50S ribosomal protein L14, with amino-acid sequence MIQQESRLRVADNTGAKELLCIRVLGGSKRRYAGIGDIIVCSVKDAIPGGQVKKGEVVKAVIVRTVKERRRPDGSYIKFDENAAVILKADGEPRGTRIFGPVARELRDKKFMKIISLAPEVL; translated from the coding sequence ATGATTCAACAAGAATCCCGCCTACGCGTTGCGGATAACACAGGAGCTAAAGAGCTTCTCTGTATTCGTGTACTCGGAGGATCAAAGCGCCGTTACGCAGGCATCGGTGACATCATCGTCTGTTCAGTCAAGGATGCAATTCCTGGTGGACAGGTTAAGAAGGGTGAGGTCGTTAAGGCTGTCATCGTTCGCACAGTTAAAGAGCGTCGTCGTCCAGACGGTTCTTACATCAAGTTTGACGAGAACGCAGCTGTCATCCTCAAGGCTGACGGCGAACCACGCGGAACTCGTATCTTCGGACCAGTTGCTCGCGAACTCCGCGACAAGAAGTTCATGAAGATCATTTCACTCGCTCCGGAGGTGCTCTAA
- the rplP gene encoding 50S ribosomal protein L16, whose translation MLIPRKVKHRKQHHPSRSGASKGGTQVAFGDFGIQALAPAYVTNRQIEAARIAMTRYIKRGGKVWINIYPDRPLTKKPAETRMGSGKGSPEWWIANVKPGRIMFEISGVTEAVATEAMRLAIHKLPMKCRVVKREEA comes from the coding sequence ATGTTAATTCCTCGCAAGGTTAAGCACCGTAAGCAGCACCACCCATCACGATCAGGTGCATCAAAGGGTGGAACACAGGTTGCATTTGGAGACTTCGGTATCCAGGCACTTGCTCCTGCATATGTGACAAACCGTCAGATTGAGGCAGCGCGTATCGCGATGACTCGTTATATCAAGCGTGGTGGAAAGGTTTGGATCAATATCTATCCAGATCGTCCACTTACTAAGAAGCCTGCTGAAACTCGTATGGGTTCCGGTAAGGGTTCTCCAGAATGGTGGATCGCAAACGTGAAGCCAGGTCGCATTATGTTTGAAATTTCAGGCGTAACAGAGGCTGTAGCTACTGAAGCTATGCGCCTTGCGATTCACAAGCTCCCAATGAAGTGCCGCGTTGTAAAGCGTGAGGAGGCATAA
- a CDS encoding type Z 30S ribosomal protein S14 — protein MAKTSLKVKAARKPKFKVRGYTRCQRCGRPHSVYQKFGICRICFREMAHRGELPGISKASW, from the coding sequence ATGGCTAAAACATCACTCAAGGTTAAAGCTGCTCGCAAGCCAAAGTTCAAGGTTCGCGGTTACACACGTTGCCAGCGTTGCGGTCGTCCGCACTCTGTCTACCAAAAATTTGGAATTTGTCGCATCTGCTTCCGTGAAATGGCGCACCGCGGCGAACTTCCAGGCATCTCAAAGGCAAGCTGGTAA
- the rplE gene encoding 50S ribosomal protein L5: MSTTTDVRLKARYKSEIQPTLKSEFGYTNPMQIPTLVKIVVNMGVGEAARDAKLIEGAIKDLAIITGQKPQVTKSRKSIAQFKLRENMPIGAHVTLRGDRMWEFADRLFSISLPRIRDFRGLSPKQFDGKGNYTFGLTEQVVFPEIEQDKIDRTRGMDITIVTTAKNDDEGRALLKALGFPFKEA, from the coding sequence ATGAGTACAACTACAGATGTTCGTCTCAAGGCTCGCTATAAGAGCGAAATCCAACCAACGTTGAAGAGCGAATTTGGATATACAAATCCAATGCAGATTCCTACACTCGTCAAGATTGTTGTCAACATGGGTGTTGGTGAAGCTGCTCGTGATGCAAAGCTTATTGAAGGTGCCATCAAGGATCTTGCAATCATCACTGGTCAAAAGCCACAGGTCACCAAGTCACGCAAGTCAATCGCGCAGTTCAAGCTCCGCGAGAACATGCCAATTGGTGCACACGTCACACTTCGCGGAGATCGCATGTGGGAGTTCGCAGATCGCCTATTCTCAATCTCTCTTCCACGTATCCGTGACTTCCGCGGTCTTTCACCTAAGCAATTTGATGGAAAGGGCAACTACACCTTCGGTCTTACCGAGCAGGTTGTATTCCCAGAAATCGAACAGGACAAGATCGATCGCACACGCGGTATGGATATCACAATCGTAACTACAGCTAAGAACGATGACGAAGGTCGCGCACTACTTAAGGCGCTCGGCTTTCCTTTCAAGGAGGCATAA
- the rplF gene encoding 50S ribosomal protein L6 produces the protein MSRIGRMPIAVPSGVEISITGQNVAVKGPKGSLAIAVPAPIQVSQADGVITVARPNEERVTRSLHGLSRTLVANMVHGVTTGYSLTINIVGVGYRVAEKGKDLEFQLGYSHPINFPAPEGITYKVESPTKLIISGIDKQLVGETAAKVKKLRKADPYKGKGLRLEGEVVRRKAGKAGKK, from the coding sequence ATGTCACGTATCGGTCGTATGCCAATCGCTGTTCCAAGCGGTGTAGAAATTTCAATCACAGGTCAGAACGTTGCAGTCAAGGGACCTAAGGGCTCACTTGCAATTGCAGTTCCAGCACCTATCCAGGTTTCACAAGCAGATGGTGTTATCACCGTTGCTCGTCCAAACGAAGAGCGCGTCACTCGTTCACTTCACGGTCTTTCTCGCACACTTGTTGCGAATATGGTCCACGGAGTCACAACTGGTTACTCACTCACAATCAACATCGTCGGTGTTGGTTACCGTGTTGCTGAAAAGGGCAAGGATCTTGAATTCCAGCTCGGCTACAGCCACCCAATTAACTTCCCAGCCCCAGAAGGAATCACCTACAAGGTTGAGTCACCAACAAAGTTGATTATCAGCGGAATTGATAAGCAGCTCGTTGGAGAAACTGCAGCGAAGGTTAAGAAGCTTCGCAAGGCAGATCCATATAAGGGCAAGGGCTTGCGTCTTGAAGGCGAAGTTGTTCGCCGCAAGGCAGGAAAGGCAGGTAAGAAGTAA
- a CDS encoding Bug family tripartite tricarboxylate transporter substrate binding protein, with protein sequence MFKKKVIALGVLAIAASLIAAPSANAGAKPAAKANVGDECLRAGTKAAARGVNGSDLTCTKVATGTFAGTLRWWYPEMKPYGTLEWVSSSAIGGGYGTTAIAIGDAMKKEGLLKDYTVTYKTNAPLGLGYFYDQKDRKDMLLITGFAMPGGLATNGSKLTITTANAVAGIMREAEAFVVPTSSKYKTINDLMADIKANPKAVAIGGGNYGGVDHVTVATLAATVGVKATDLNYIPYSGGGTLTPDVIGGRVAVGISGTSEFASYVAAGKMRVLAVTSPKPLKVIKGKTLVQQGVDLTFGNWRGILAPADLPAADLLNTLKVIDALHSTQSWKDTLVAKSWIDEYRAGDAFSKWIKTENTAIINVLTDFKLIK encoded by the coding sequence ATGTTTAAGAAGAAAGTTATTGCGCTCGGTGTTCTGGCTATTGCTGCCTCACTTATTGCAGCGCCATCAGCAAACGCTGGTGCAAAGCCTGCGGCAAAGGCAAACGTTGGAGATGAATGTCTTCGCGCAGGAACAAAAGCTGCAGCTCGTGGTGTGAACGGATCTGATCTCACATGTACCAAGGTTGCAACAGGAACATTTGCAGGAACTCTTCGCTGGTGGTATCCAGAAATGAAGCCATACGGAACTCTTGAATGGGTTTCATCATCTGCAATCGGTGGCGGTTACGGAACAACAGCAATCGCAATCGGTGATGCAATGAAGAAGGAAGGCCTTCTTAAGGATTACACCGTTACATATAAGACAAATGCGCCACTTGGTCTTGGATATTTCTATGACCAGAAGGATCGCAAGGACATGCTTCTTATTACAGGATTTGCAATGCCTGGTGGTCTTGCCACTAACGGTTCAAAGCTCACCATCACAACAGCAAACGCTGTAGCTGGAATCATGCGCGAAGCTGAGGCTTTCGTAGTTCCAACATCATCTAAGTACAAGACAATCAATGATTTGATGGCAGATATCAAGGCAAATCCAAAGGCTGTCGCAATTGGTGGCGGTAACTACGGCGGAGTCGACCACGTAACAGTGGCAACACTTGCTGCAACTGTTGGCGTAAAGGCCACAGACCTTAACTACATCCCATACTCAGGTGGAGGAACTCTTACACCTGACGTTATTGGTGGACGTGTAGCAGTTGGTATCTCAGGCACATCTGAATTTGCTTCATACGTTGCAGCTGGAAAGATGCGCGTACTTGCAGTGACTTCTCCAAAGCCACTTAAGGTCATCAAGGGCAAGACCCTCGTCCAGCAGGGTGTGGATCTCACATTCGGTAACTGGCGCGGAATCCTTGCACCAGCAGATCTTCCTGCAGCTGATCTGCTCAATACCCTTAAGGTCATTGATGCACTTCACTCAACACAGTCTTGGAAGGACACATTGGTCGCTAAGTCATGGATCGATGAGTACCGCGCTGGAGATGCATTCTCTAAGTGGATCAAGACAGAGAACACAGCAATCATCAACGTTCTCACCGATTTCAAGTTGATCAAGTAA